The following is a genomic window from Leptidea sinapis chromosome 1, ilLepSina1.1, whole genome shotgun sequence.
TTGTCACGTAAAGGTTTTATTATTGCGcataatgaaatcaaatgtATCTTATTTGTTACAGAGTGTGGTGACGTCTGCGAGCCTGGCCAGTGCGGAGGGCGGGGCGGCCCTGCGCACGCTACAGCTCCAGCAGCTGGCCCTGCGGCGCGCGCCGGCTGCGGGCGGCGGGCTGCGCGCGCATCACCAGCACGTGGTGCTCGCACACCTGGCGCCCGCGCCCGCACCCTCGCCCGCTCCAACCGCGCCCTCCCCCCAGACACACAACCCAAATAAGACTCTTTaagattaaattatttgaacaaaatcactcgttttttatttcaaatttcatgAAAGCTAATAGTGGCACCGACCCTACCACGGAAATATTTCTTATCGGTGGGCCGCTTCTCTGTATgctataaagttttatttttctttacttGTCTTAAATAGTAAACAAAAATGACCTTGAATGAAATTCGTTAATTTCGGACAATCACACATTAGGTTTGTTTTCATCATTTATAACTATTTCAGGAACAAACACGCCATAATTTActctaataaaagctattaatttgtgatttaaatgcgttatttttaaatttaatattctcgttaaaattgaaaaaattagaGCCAACTTTCACAGATAACATATAACACTGACCTCTTCTTTAAAttactggactggcggctgtcaaagtgctatTGTGCCTGTTTGCTATTCGCCATTTtgacgctgttggccatgtagcgagtctgcggtactataactagtgatgacaacctcagcaaaaaTCAATAACGTTGGGaaactacaaaataaattgtggttattacgttgattcttgaagtataaataacacgaaaaacgaacgaaattaattcaaaatgcaaaaatacttcagagtattgtacgttccctcgcagccatttgtattatacgtcaaaattagttctctggactctcgcgagtggcgcttcaaataggcaaaaaaaaatacaggtcTAACATTTGAACATAAGATTTTGACGTTTCGCTACGCTACTTTTTCGTTGAATCATAGAGATGGAAACATTTAGAATGAATTATCGAGAATGGAAACTGACCTTTGAAAAACAAGAATATCTAAAATACGgtaacacaattttttaaattttattattgcgttgtataataattatactgtCTTTCTGTAAAATATAgaatttcaatttcttttcgatttatagaattatttatttctcattaagatTAAAATCACATCACATGAGAGATAAGATTAAAATCACATCACATGAGAGATTAGTAATatgattaaatataaaagttaattattCGGATGAATATGTGGTTATTACTGACAATGGCTGCTTACTAACAAAAtgacaatttacaattaatacagTTATAGCAATGCAAAGTACAAACTCATAACTGGATTGGTAATTGTTGGGTCGTGGTACGAGTTATACTTTTGATACGcttacacgtttttttttaattatattgatattattattatatcgtatCTTACTgaacagtttattaaattagAATAACGAATTTCGTTCCTGACGAAAATTTCTCAAAACCTTAtttgctttattattttataataatataactttatagaTATAGTATAGTATTTACCTATAGATAGATGAATATAAATTAGTTATGAAGTAAAGTTgtatacatatttcaagtgtaatagaacaagagcccgtggaccccagacctatgtcattttataaaaactgaaagtttgtcagcgcatggtaagaacgatggaccattatggactttgggttacagtggctttggcaggtaaacggtactaaaggtgtgtaaaataccgatctaaataggTACATCAAAGAATAAAGTGCGTTTTTGCGGTATTACCTTCAGAGTATTATGAAAAATCACGTTATTAATTGCCAGACACTTAAcatcgtggcaaccccttgccagacacccttaatgttcacgaaattataattttacttacgtcatagtataaaagctgatttttatatataatacttaacaCATTCAATGCCACCACGATTTTCTAATACTTCCCAGCGATGCCGCCCTATAAAAAACGCAAACATGCTAGGTGTGCTCGCGGCACTGCAGGATGGAATTACGTAGCACGCTAGGCGTGTTCACCGGCACTGTTAAGAGGTAAAATCAAAGAAAGCGTTATTTCGGCTTCAACCGTGTTTATTGATCAGTCTTTCTCGAGTTACTGAagagatattttgtttttagcaGTGTTTGTGCttttgaaagttaaattatGGCAGTTAGTAGATTCCAAGGTAAGTATTTATCGTAATTTGATCAGTGAATTTCAACCTTTGGTtacttatttatgattttttagggaaaacaaaatatgtgcaagaaacagtggaatatgatgatgatgcgaCGCAAGCAGATAGCCCACCCTCACAAAAACGCCCAAAAGTAGGAGGTGAGCCGATAACATATTTCTCTTATCTTGTCTTAAAACTTTTAGTGCACTTATTGTGACGTAGTGGATTAGTGTTAAATTGTAAATCATTCGGTCGGTACCTGGTACCTACTTTATGATATGCAGGTACCTATAGATAGCACattatattgtcaatattaaCGTATTTCATAAGGTTTTTGAAGCAGCACCGCAAGTAATTAACCGCATCAATTTTACACAAAAGAATTAAGGAACAaaaagattcttaaaaaaccgacGATTGtgtttgaaaacattatttgcaCTGTTATATATTATCGCtaataacacaataaacaaGCCGTGCTGACTGCTGACGCatctattgttttacaaataggCTGATAACATTTCAACTCCAGATGTTTAAAACGTTACAGGAATCTGTCTACAATTCTAAGAAGTTTAGATTTTAATTTGGAGACAGTAAATGTTTTGAACTTATTGATCCGATGTCGAACACTTCGAACACTGATGTAAGGAGCTATACTAATGTTAAAGACTTGCTGCCCGTGGTGCAATAAAACGTGGGAATAGGACGCCGCCTGTTGCGCTCTCTGTTACAGACCTTACGGCAGGCATGGTAACGTCCCAATGTGCGGCTCACCTAATCTTTTTATGACACTCGGGTTTGttttattaccaaaaaaataattggcaaGCAACTGAAGTAAATGGTATTCCTACTAGGgactttatttataaacgatCGCCAAACGTATCTAATATTAGCAGTGCCCCGCGGTTTTACCCACGTCTTACGGGAACCATTTACTTTTTAGGGATAAAAagtagcctatagccttcctcaatAAATGTGCTATCAAACACCGAAAGATTTTTTCAAATGGGCCCAGTTATTCctgagattagcgcgttcaaccaaacaaacaaactcttcAGCTTTATAACATTGGAATAGATCCTGGGCAGGGTTTTGTCTTCTTCCGATGAATGAAAAGATATTGGTGAAAGAGAGAGAAGGAAACAGATCCGAGTTACACAACAGCTGATAAGCgtttataattaggtacctaaagGGGTACATtataggtaaatattttatgcaatttattttatcttttttgttcAACCTAAGTGCcaaggaataaaataaatgataacttataaaaaatattctatattttattattggcattataaatgtagtaaattgacctaataatataaaagattgaGAACTGCTGGAGATGAACACGCCTGGTATGTTCGCGGCATTACATAATAGATTATTTTTGAtgaaccttaaaaaaatatcagatcCTGGAACCACTTCAGAATACTTTAGCTTACGGCAGAAAGTTTATGCTCAGAGTCTTTCGGACAATAATATTGTCTAATCTTTGAGATATAGATGAAAAACGGTGAGCACGCCCGGCGTGCTGGCGGCATGCAGATAAGAATTAGTGTGGACACGCTAGGCGTGTCAATGGCACTGAATGTGTTAAGTAGGTAAAAAGTAGGTGATGTTCCTCATTAGCCAGACACgtcttagcatatggtctgacgcaactggttctTGCGCCAatgcgaatcccagatgtggaaGATCATACATCTTCattgttggaccttctgttgacgaCGGAAGGTAGGCTACGgcgacggctacctagtttccgttgaccctcctctagGATCGTCgcaccactgcctgatccggagcactgTGCCGATCActcgcctaacacggccccgcttcttaggctgtcgccgcgtgtggcactataggtcagcagagtgggacgagatgcggtgcttttttgcatcctacccgtggaggtagatctgtttttcgctgggtgatccagatgccgctgctgacgctgttgctgatgtggtactgcatggtatggaactcttcattccatcctcctctgtgcctatcggtggcaggtcccaaccatgatTTGACCGCTCCtacaaaatggcctctcgccgaaagcaggagtgctatcaggcttgggtcaatgcggtggtatctaaggatatgaattccagcgaacttaaaaaacacttcaatcatgcctccaggtccttcaagagttattgctgacgcgaagtcgaatcacattggcagaattggcgagagacttgcacgccttccctcgggaactcgtgcgttctggtatctcgccaaggctgtcgaaggaaacttctgccagccagccattccgccactgcataGGGATGATGACTTGCTGGCCTATGaggcgaaagagaaagctgatctcctgggctccctcttcgcgtccaactcgactcgaTCGAAAAGCATAAAAACATCTTAATATTTCCAtagatattttttgttaaaaattatagaCTGAGAATTTTTCAAACTTTGATGTATCTGCAGAGATACAGTGCcaagaatttaaaaattaaaattaaagatttaaaaattaaagaataaagtgcgatttttcggtagtaccttcagaatattattaaaaacacgTTAATCATTGACAGACAATATCGTGAAACCCCATGCCAGACATCCTTAAtgtttatgaaattataatttcacttaCTTTATAGTATAGGtgtaatatcattaagaaagtaatttatgttatacctagtaacctttaccacacaaacgtttttcaacaattcttttgaataacgtaatacttttgttttgaacattttctgggatcttgttgtaaaaacatattcatcgccccacaaaagacctactaactcgacatagccgagtagtagacattataagtttttgtcgggtcctggtgttaacattatgacagtttctagcaaattcacttagtTTTATGGATTTtcctctcaatgattctttatcGGGCactattttcataaattaatgAATGCTATACATATACCTAAtgcattttattttgtcataatACGATGTTGATATTTATTGAAGATTAGATTGTGTGAGCGTGCGAGCAGTGACATCGAGTTTCGACGCGAATTAGTTGCACGCTGGCGAGAACACGGGCGAGCGGCTCGAGCGCGTCGCCCGCAGCCAGCCACAGCGGTCGCGCCACCTGGCGGAGCGCGGCGCAAGCGTGCGACACGGCAGCAGCCGCGGGCTGGAACAGCGCGTTGTGCGCAACAGCGAGAGCCGGCTTCAGCGCCTCGTCCGACACGCCCTGCAGCACGCCGCAAGCCGCCACGCGCACCGTCGATAACACGCATCTATACAATACCCCAGCGTTTTGACAGTAGAAGAGAGGCTTTTAGTTCGTGTCCACATATAAGGAACGACGGCGAAAGAAATCCAGATAAAGGTCTCCATCTCTTTCACTCGACTCGCCACACATACTTATTCTCTTTCGTTCCAAAGCTTTCTTTCGTTATTGTTCGTATATAATTATGGGGCAGTGATGTCAGGCACTTCAAGAGTCACCAATCAAAAGTACACTTCGCATACTAGACGCTGACATCACGCGGACGTAAACATGTAATGTTTGCAATGCCCTGTTCCACTACGCGGACATATAATACCTAAAGATATTACAGGAACTCTGACGCATCTATACCTTTTAGGGAGTGTGCATGAGCATGTTATGAAACAGCACACCATGCCCGCTAGAACGTGTTACAAGTACAAAAAATTATGGAGACACCCACAccttaataataaagtatgagTTACTTTTACAGTAACTGCAACTGAGACAAACATACTTTTCAAGGGATAAAACAAGATGAATTGGTATCATTATAAGCAGACGTGGCACAGCGAGCACTTCTGCAAGAATTCGCGCGGCAGCACTCCTGAAACTGGCAGTCGCTCGCTCCACGCTTGTCTCAGCGCCCCCGCTTCGGGAACTGAGCATTTCGACGTCatcttcaaaataataaatttcaacaCGTTCTGGGCCTGCAAATGGTAATACTTGATCAGATTATTATGATTTAGGTTTTTGTAGCAAATCGGGTTATAAATTCCAAAAACTCTAAAGCAAATGCAATTTAGGCAAATATATACGAAAAAAAACTGACCTAACTTATATAGGTTGTGAGATCAGTCAGAGCAACAGGTAATTACCAGATAATAACAACtaattttctaatattattatttaaatttctcgCCTTGATGAAGTTTTTACATCTATCTTGAGTATCAAGCACACAATGACTTAAAATTAGATCTAATTCAAGATAAACTAAGTCACCTTCGTCTGCAGACAAAATGTCACGCTGTCCCCGCCGTAGTATATCACCCATGCTCTTCCATCTTATATTATTCTTACtcttctgtaataaaattgtaaaataactaaacatttattataaatgaaaaatgatACTTATACATGACgaagttataaattttactgttaTCACCATTTTGTGATTTTTGGGCTTAAAATGGGAACCTGACCGAAGAAGTGGCTCTTTTATTATGCAGTAAAACCCACTACGATTTGGCAAGAAAATAACAAACGCACTTGGTATTTGTGTttgtaaaaatgaattttatgaaattttcagATTGCTGAAGGAGGAATAAGTCTGCCGGTAATGAAGtaagtaagatctttatttgttgacagaagtaataaatacattatagatGATTGAAATACATTTCAGCTCTCCAAGTTTCTCTCTGTTTCGCGGTTTTCTTTAGAGCCAGAAATAGTCCAAGAACACCCAAAGCCAACAGTCTATCTCATTCAACAACAATTTTGGAgacatttattaaattcaatattgttAAATTGGAAGAAATATTTAGAAATTTTGCTAATATTGTTGTTGgagtaataaaaaaagacagTATATTGATTTTAGATAACGAGactgattaataaaataaaatttcttagaAATAAGTGGATATTGATATTTAAGaatcagaatattattaattaaaagttaaaaatttttttagctTGACACTTGATTTCGAAAACTTTGTTATCTTTTTGCGTTGCTCTTTCAATTTGAAATTACTAGTAGGTACTAGTAATTTCAAATTGCAATATGTTGacatatacatttaaaaagGAATTAGCTGGACGACAAATAAGTCTGCCGGTACGGATCAGTTTgtgaaaattgtatttttttttatataagagggggcaaacgggcaagaggctcacgggatggggagaggcaacgcccatggacatccgcaacaacaggtgtgtcaagaaatgtgttgccggcctttaaggtgggagtatgcttttttcttgaaggtccctaagtcgtatctgttcgggaaaaccgcagccggtaattgattccacaaagtggctgtgcgaggcaaaaaaTTTCTAACTAAatttgtggaatgccagacgtctacgtggtgcgggtggtactttgcacgtaatgtccggtggtggagaagatgcagagagaacccacatctctacgcaatgcaaaagaatcaagccgatcggagatggctatatatatatatggtatacaccaagctttttagaggccagtttggccttctcttccaagtgaccacggaactgaacgtcgctggatatatcgacgccaagtatgccaatacaggctgtggcagttagaggtgTGATCAcaaatcgaggggatacgacaaagggagaatCTCTCGTGTTCTAAGCGCTtttccactgagctaaccgttcgagtgacctaTGGTTCATAAagtttggtatgtcttgttcaactctcgggctgtggcttcatctactttACAGCCAAATCATCAGACCATCTTGTACTTGTACTGGTacttggggggcctaccaacactgcgtctttcagtacgtggttgccattcgaggactttactgccctaacggcTATCTGCCCTTAGAGCTATGTTGCCCGCCCACTGAGACTTCAGTTTCTCAATCATCCGGGCTATGTTGGTgaatttggttctcctacggatttcctcatttctgattcgatctcgcagggaaactccgcacatagccctctccattacccAGTGTacaaccatgagctttctcataaacattttattaccaatatataaataaatagtcttCAAATACAGGCTGACCGACTAGTCAAACCCAAACAGCATGACGCACGGACCAGCCATCACTCACCTTGCAGCAAGTTGTGTTTTATGGAGGACTTACATTGTCCTGTGAACGagatatttttcaaaaattgtgTTGATTGTGGGTTATTTTCAactaattccaattttaaagtatttatgtatagaaacacaaattaaatatttgttaatggggtcatttaatataatcattACAATAAAGAACGTCTATTGCATTTACTATCAGCTCAATACCATCGCAGCTGTTTCTTTTTGTTCGCTTTGCTGACGTGTCACTTCCCCGCGGTTGTTTTCTGCCGGAGCGCTGCTCTTCAACAAATCAGCATCTTTATCTCGTATCGAATTTAAAATGGAACGCTGAAACTCCGCCCATCTGTAGTTATTTTCCTAATTAAGTTCCCTggccataaaaaaatatatctatatatataaaaactagctgacccggcaaacattgttttgccatataaattatttttagtgtttgaccgttttttctcagacttacttaaagccgacaaccacgaccacgaaaaagtcttttcatttttcgggttaatataatatagcataaaaCATTCGCAATAAATGTGGCTCTCTATGagtaagaaaaaatttaaaataatttcagtagatccagagattaaaaagaaagaaagtattttatttattcgtcaacatttcaatgtttttaaattaaacaaataaaatttgaataaaaaggagtacaaacatacatccagacaaactttcacatttataatattagtaggatgaattgctgttcgttaatctcgctaaaactcgagaacggctggaccgatttggcaaatttaggtcttgaattatttgtggaagtccagagaaggtttaaaagataaataaataggaaaatgctgctaaattaaataaaaacaagaaatttgtttttcctttgatgtgtccatacataatttattgacgcacggtttgacagttctgctgtgaaacaatttcattacgacagcagggtgcatattttacgaagtaatttttgatgttatgatatattgacaaattcatataaaaaccttattttatttattatatacagaacaacgtctgtcgggtcagctagtatgtttataaaaatatgttctaTAAGGCTACTGAGGTTACACAACATAGTGTCATATGggggtatttttatttaattaattcatgtATACATTAGTATAAtatagatatgtatatatatttatcataaaaatagaGAAAAGACTTAGCAATACCTGTACAAAAATAACGGCTCGTTGGAAAGGGTTAAAACTTAAACTAAGAAACAgactattattttacatatcaCTTTTACTGTGATAGATGAAgttaatttaatagaaaaattcaaattctagGGATTACTGTCGGCTGCGTAGTTTCACTAAAGTGTACGTAGAGAAAATTTCTCTCACATTTTATTTCCCGTATTTATTCTACAGCTCAAGACATACTCAGCCCATTAGGTTTACAACATTTCTCCAAAATGCCTAACCGTGAGATTTGTCTAACATCAACCACACGCTTTGGAAGATGGTATCAAGATTTAAAGGTAAGTTAAGTGTTGTTAAATTTATCCTGTGATACAGCTATAGATCCAGCAGAGTATGTAAGGATGTGGTTGAACTCACGAGCGTTGATGCAGAGCGGCTGTGAAGGGGCATGTGAATAATAACGCCTGACCTGCACTGCACGTCTGCCCTGTGCCGGCATTGCCTACTAATTCTTCTCTAACCTGTCAacattatgatatattttatgatatggACAGGCAAGTAACAGTGATTTCATACCACCACACGAACATCGCTTACCCGCTATCGCTTTTCGGCAGAAGACGGTGCCACTATGGTACTCGTTCGGTAGGCAtactatgtaatttattttgtctTCCACCAGGAATTTTAAAGTACTTATATTAACTGTTAATTTTGCCAATGGGGGGCTCCTttagcagtaatgtataaacattactgtgttacggtttaaagggcgtcatagctagtgaaattactgggcaaatgaggcttaacatcttatgtctcaaggtgacgaacgcaattgtagtcgaatcctgagcggctctgcattgtaatgggtagggtgtatcatttactatcagctgaacgttctgctcgtctcgtcccttattttcattaaaaaaaaacttacgctCCAGAATGGATCTTAAGCGTTGTAATTGAATGCGAAGACAAAAGCAAAAGACAGTTCGCAGATCTATATGCGGCAGAAGAGCTCCGAGTTGAAATCGGAGTTTTGAGAGGTCGCAGTAGCTGAAGTGGTCAGGGACTCGAAGTTATAATAACAAATGATGATTAGTGAGGGATGAACTAACTTGTGCTGCACGCAAAGATCGTTGCTCCGGACTGGAGGCTTCAGGCAGACGAGATTTCTGTCGCGCAGCAGCACCTAGACCCGGACGGTGTCGTCTCTGCTTGTGCACCAACACCTGTGtcattatatataagataaagatTGCGGATATCGTCATTAATGTATAAAAACATGACGATTGATGCACCCCATGTAAAATGAGCTGAGTGAAACTTACGAAATTGTTCTGCGTTGATTTTTAACCATCTTTGCATTTATTACGAAAGAGAATGGACGAGCGTTTAAATCACCTGATAGTATATCAATAAATAACTTCAAACTATTTAACGACACCACATTTTTAATGAATCCTACATCGACTTTATTATAAAGGCTACTATGGTGAGCTTGGAAGAAAATGACTGAGGACTACAATGTAGGCAAATGTGGCATGCACTGATGATAATACCGAATGAAATACACGCAACCTGGAGGTATGAGTCAGTTGAGTTGTGCACGGTGTCGGCGGTCGGAGGGGAGCAGCAGTCCCCGGCGGCGCGGCACTCCTCGCGGTCGCAGCTGCAGCCCACACCGCCACTGGTACTCGACTGCAGCGCTGCACCACTCTCCGCTTCTAACAAATCAAGTGTAAGTTTGTGTAATTgcgtttaaggcgacactaaatgccagcgaccttgaacgatatgagttcacagctgccggcccgccatctatgtaacaaagcaaatattttcaaaattcttgggtggaaaactgtttatatgcttacaatcctcgttattcactactaatctgaataaatgaacctacacaaaaaaattcaattcaaattcaatgcTATAAGAATAagttttctgagagaagtaccaaaaaaatgcgtcacgccatgccaaaaaacttgtttaacttcaaagaaaagtggtagttcaaaaaggctcggcagtgttaactataaccaatagcaagcaatagaaacctacaaataagacttggATATGTGTagcaggattaagtagtgttcatagctccaaatgctatactttcaccacaaaacttgtcacCATGTTTGcttgttttctgcttactcttcgccttaagtaggGGCCGTTGAAAATCGTTTCACTATACTTTTGtagcataaaaaaatcaattcaaatttTGAGCGCGACAATACACCGAAGAAGCTAGATTAACCATCTTTTATCGAAAGTACATGCACAACCAaagttatatttgtgtatttctAGATCTCTGTAAGGCATTGGACGCTGTATCCCACATAATCTTTTTGCGAAAAGTATACTTGATGGGTGTAAAAGAATGGAAAGAGAGGTTTACAATGGTTTGAGTGCTACCTGAAGGATCGGTATCAATATGTACCTAAGTAGCAATTCAAGAACTCTCAAACTCCTCAAAAGCCTTCAAGGCAGTCATGGCTTAGATCCATTGcccttttaatttaattataaatctgCGTATGACTCGTATTCAAAAGCTGTTGACTTAGTTTGGGGTCCATTGCAAATCTTGTTGTA
Proteins encoded in this region:
- the LOC126964630 gene encoding uncharacterized protein LOC126964630, whose protein sequence is MALSPRKLASNFTNFTANRGVEANEEEIANTYLEAESGAALQSSTSGGVGCSCDREECRAAGDCCSPPTADTVHNSTDSYLQVLVHKQRRHRPGLGAAARQKSRLPEASSPEQRSLRAAQVREELVGNAGTGQTCSAGQALLFTCPFTAALHQRSWAEFQRSILNSIRDKDADLLKSSAPAENNRGEVTRQQSEQKETAAMKSKNNIRWKSMGDILRRGQRDILSADEGPERVEIYYFEDDVEMLSSRSGGAETSVERATASFRSAAARILAEVLAVPRLLIMIPIHLVLSLEKCVLSTVRVAACGVLQGVSDEALKPALAVAHNALFQPAAAAVSHACAALRQVARPLWLAAGDALEPLARVLASVQLIRVETRCHCSHAHTI